Genomic window (Paenibacillus sp. PK3_47):
ACCCTGACGGTTATTTTGAAATTGAGGTCCTGCTCCGCGAAGGGATGAACGATTTCTATATTTACGCTTACGACATCGCCGGGAATGGCGCAGCGGACGAAGACTACGCCCAGCTGCTGAAGTACAGCACCGGCGCCGATGCCATTACGGTATCACCAGCTCTGAGCGCAGCAAACGTGACAACCGGGCAGCCGGTAACCGTGGACGTCCGGTTCACAGCGGCCGAATCCGTCTACGGCGCAATGATGAGTCTCGCTTATGACGGCAGACTTCAGGCTCCTGTCATCCAGCCGAGCGTCCAGCTGGCTACTTATCAGGAGGCGCATGATCCAGGGGTACCTCTGGCGGAATATACGGATTCGTTCGGCATTTCCGGCGGACGACAGGTGGTGCGTTACGGTGTACAGCTGACGAACAGCGTCTATTCCGGTGAAGGCAGCGTTGCCTCCTTTACCTTTGTTCCTGCCGAGGCGGGAATCTATACGTTTGAGCTGGGAGACCTGCTGTTCTGGAACGAGGGGCGGACCTTTACCGCTGCAGCCGGACTTGCCAGAGCCCAGTTAACGGTAACCGATCCTGCTGAGCCCGAAACGCAGCAGCCCGGGCAGCCAGGCAGTCAGCCTAATCCGGCACCTGGAACGCCGGTACCTGTGACACCGGAACCTCTGACGGCAAATACGTCCTCAGTACGCTCAGGAACACTCACAGCGAACGCATCCGGGGCTTCCGCTCTCTCGTCAGCGGTTGTTGCCGTATCCGACACAGCGCTGAATCAGGCAGTGCTGCAGGCACAGTCGGCGTATGCGGTGCTTTCGTTAAGCGACCTGCTCTTCGCAGATTATTCATTCATCCGGTTGTCGCTGACCTCTGCACAGGCAGATAAGCTGAAATCTTCCGGTGTTGGCCTTATGCTGGAAGGCCGTGAATTCACTTTATCCATCCCGGCAGAATCTTTGGCAGACTTTGCCGGGACACAGGGGCTGAGTGTAGAGCTCTCGCTGGATCCAGATCCTGGGGTTCTGACGATAAAAGGGCCGGCCGCTGTATCGAATGCTCCCGCAGTCGGCGTAAAGAACGGATGGACATCCGGTACACCTGTCATTCTCCGCCTGCCGTTAAACGCCAATACCGGTGATGACCGCAAAATCGGGGCCTATGAGAAAGCTGCGGATGGTTCATGGACCTACCTGCAGTCCGGTAAGCTGGTTAAAGACGGCAGCCTCGAGCTTGAAGTGAGGAGTGACGGAACGTATACCGCTGCTGCCGGGACCGGAACGTTCCGCGATCTGGCAGGGCATTGGGCGAAGGATGACATCGAAGTGCTGGCCGCTCATCAGCTGGTGGCGGGTAAAGGCACGGCAGGCCTATTCAGTCCGAATGACACGGTGAACCGTGCGGAGCTGCTGACTCTCTTGGACCGGCTGCAGGGCAAAGGCGATACATGGCTGACACATATCCGCGAACAGGATGCCCGCCGCCCGCTTACCCGCCAGGAGGCCGCGACGCTGGCAGCTGCTGCACTGAAGAACGGAGGCGCTGGTTCTGATGTCAGCCTGCCTTTTGCTGACAGCCATTTCATTGCCCCGGATGACAGAGCGGCGGTAGCTTATATGTTTGAACAAGGATATATGAAAGGGGAAGGTCTGTTCTTTAACCCGGCCGGCATCTTGACCCGGGCACAAGCTGCTGTCATACTGAGCCGGATCGTACAGGATTTGCGCACCCCATAAGTGTTGGCAGGCAAGAGATAAACCGCTTGATCCTTGTGATGCTGAATATTGGAAAACGAAAGGCTGAGCCCAAAGTCATACCCATGACTCTGGCTCAGCCTTTTAAGCTGCTTCAAACCCGTTAAACCGGGCAGTTATTTACAAGCATTGGGGCGATTTGGGTTCAGAACGAGAAAATCACCGGGCAGCCCGGACAGCTTGGCAACCAGTTCTTCCACACCGGACTCCAATTTAAATTCCATCTCTTCGCGGTACAGCGGAACGAGGAAATATACTTGAACCTGGTTGCCATCTTTCGTAGGAACCGTGCTGACCTCTTCCGGCAGAGCAAGCAGGATCGCGCCGGACAGCTCCGTGTTTGGCGCATATGGCTCGTAATCCTCCGTGTTGGGGATGGTATGGCCGTATCCAAGCCATGTCTGATACATATGCGGGAACCGGGCGAGCATCTTCATCAGCCGGATCGGCCAGTAGTTCTCCTCCGCTTCAAAATCCTTCTGCGTAAGCGGCCAGTCCGCCGGCAAAAACATCATCAGCTCTGTACGTTCAAGATGCTTGTACTCTTCGCGGATCTCTTGTGGAAGGGTCATCGGCAGATCGCTCATCCCGTTGGTATACAGCACCCGGTACGGCTCGTCAGGTGCAGGTTCCATAATGTTCACATCAATATGTACGATGTCTGAAATCAGTTCATGGAACACACCGGTTTCCCGGTTTGGAAAGACTTTATTAAAGTGTTCGTTTAATTCTTCCATGTACAAAATGTCGGAGGGAGGCGTAAGCTGCTGCTCATCCGGAGCGTCATAGCCGTAAATTGTGGTACCGTCTTCCGATTTGCCCATAACCTTGCCGCCAAACAGTTTTTTGAAAAAGTTCATGTCTTTGCGCTCCTCTGTGCGGGTTTTGAGTTACGTGCGAAATAAAGGATGCTGCGATTCAATTCCTGATTCTGGGAGGTTTAAAACCTCACTTGGAAGTATAACAAAAGGCATAGCCCGGAGCGATGGGTCTATGGATTCGATTTGCAAAGAATATCTATGAAAAAAATCTTGAATATAATTATGATTTCAGGCAATAGTAACCTCTAGAACTCTTTAATGAAAAATCTAACAATAGAGGAAAGCTGATGCAACCGGGAGGAACATCTTATATGCCAGAATGGATCGAAATTTCATTAAGAACGTTGTCGGCTGTAGCCGTTCTTTTTCTCATCACTAAAATGTTGGGAAAGCGCCAAGTTTCAGAACTTTCCTTATTCGAATACATGACCGGTATTACTTTAGGTAACCTAATCGGTTACATTTCCCTAGATACGGATATCAGCTGGTATTTAGGGTTTGTTGCCTTGTTTGTTTGGGTAGCCATATCCACTGGAACAGAATATTTGACTTTAAAGAGTAAGAAATTAAGAGATGTAGTTGACGGGAAAGCAACGGTACTTGTCGAAAATGGAATACTGCTAAAGGATGGCCTGAAAAAAGAACGTTTGACTGTAGATGAATTCCTGGAACAGCTCCGCAAAAAAGATGTGTTTAGAGTAGCTGATATAGAATTTGCTGTAATGGAGCAGAGCGGAGACATAAGCATCCTGCTGAAAAAGGAATACCAGCCTCTTAATGCAGACATGTTAGGGTACCGTATTTCCTCTGAACATGTACCAAAAACAATTATTATCGATGGGCATATTTTGCCTGACATGCTAGAAGCATCGGGTAAAGATGAAGAGTGGATTCATAAAGAACTCCGCAAGTTAAACCTGAAAGTCGGGGATGTATCCATCGGTCAAGTCGACAGTAAAGGAGAAATCACCGTACAAACGGGCTCAGCATCCTTACCGAAACCGGCCTCTCAGAAACCTAAGGATCAAATTGCAGAGTTGGTTAAAAGATTACAGGATGACTTGTCTTTACGAATGCAGCTTGTACTAAACGACCAAGAAAAACTTGAATATCAACAGGCTCTGGATCACTTTAAAACAGCCATACATGCTTATCAGACTAAGACTTGAAATACGCCGGAAGGGGGACTTGAACAAGGTCCCTTTCTCCGCAAAATGGCCGATGAATCTGATGAGCGGCTCCAGACCGGAATTTAGTAACTTTTGGGCATGGGCTCGGTATTATACCGGGCTCATGCCTTTTATTTTTAAGATTGCAGCTAAAATCAAGGAAATAAAACAGACAGCATATATGACAAGGAAAGTGGATTTAATCCATAAATGTACTATAATTGTGGAAATTAAAGAGGGATGGTGTTTCTCAATTGAAGACGGTTTATTGTGATCTGGAAATTACCTTGGATGTCATTGGCGGAAAGTGGAGACCTCTTATTCTGTATTACTTAATCAAAGGTCCTAAACGGACCGGTGAATTGAAAAGGCTCATCCCATCCATTTCTCAGAAAATGTTAGTACAGTCGTTGCGGGAGCTCGAGAGTAATAATTTGATTATAAGAAAAATGTACAATCAGGTACCGCCAAAAGTGGAATATGCAGTATCAGAACTAGGTTTGTCACTTGAACCCACTTTGCGAGCGCTTTGTGATTGGGGGCAGAATTATGCAGAGAAATCATCGAACAAGGATGAATATCAGAGATTGAACGTTGAATAGAGTAATTTTAAAAATCAATTTATCCTTTACTTCATCACAATTATCACTTTTTAGTTACTATATAACTTAAAAGTACGTACTATTTTAAATGTGATACATGATTCATAATGAAACTTGTTACTTGATGACCATCAAAGATTTGCGATGATTAGCAATTTCAAAAGTGATAAAAGTACAAAGGAGTAATTATGGATAAAATACTTATTACTGGAGCAACAGGTAATCTCGGCAGCAGGACACTGGAGCTTCTTCTTAAAAAAGTTCCGTCAAATCAGGTCGCTGTATTGGTACGCGATCCGCAAACAAAAAAAATGGAAAGGTATGTTAAAGAAGGTGTAGAAGTTCACCAAGGCGACTATTTTGATTATAACTCCCTTCTCCGGGCTTTTGATGGTATTGATAAAGTCATGCTTATTTCCGCGCAGGCATTTACCGACCGCAATACACAACATTTCAATGTCATCGCAGCTGCAAAACAGGCTGGTGTCAAACAAGTGATTTTTACGTCGATCATACGGAGAGAACATTCAAATCTTATTGTGCCCGAAGTATCAGAGTCAGACTTATTTGCTGAACAAACGCTTAAAGCATCCGGATTAGACTATACTATTCTACGGAACCCGCCATACCTTGAAGTCATGCATATGTATTTCGGCGATGCGCTTAAAGCCGGCGTGCGAGTACCAGAGGGTTCCGGTAAAGTAGCCGCTGCATCTCTGGACGATTTGGCAGCAGCCAACGTAGCCGTTCTGACTCAAAACGGGCACGAAAATAAGTCATATACTCTAAGTGGCAGCGAGGGAAGCTCTTTTGCAGACATCGCTGAAGCCCTTTCGGAGATTAATGAAATGAATATCCCTTATGAGGCAATCAGCGAAAAAGAATATGTAGACACAATGGTAGCAAATGGCTTGCCTGTTTTTATGACTGATTTCTTATTAGGTTGGGTGCGAGGAGTCAACACTGGAGAATTCTCAGAGACCTCCGGGGATCTTGAACGTCTGATTGGCCGAAAACCAATGACATATAAGGAATTCTTTAAAATCAAATCTCAGTTTTCTAAAAATGAAGTTTAAAGTTAGAGAAATAGAGAAGGGGAGTAAAGAAATAATAAAGATCCGGCGAATGCCGGATCTTTTTAATGTGTTCTGAATATTGACCATTCGTCCGCTCCGGACAGGAACTTACTTAAGCCCGCAGCACTTTTTCCGTCCGCCACAGCACCTCAAGCTTGAGATCCGGGTGCACAAGATGACGTTTGAGAAAAGAAACCATCGGCGTATTATAGGCTTCAACGAACAGGATTCCTTGGTCAAACTGCGGATCGGCGGAAAGCCGGAGCAGCATCTCCCGGCCAAGCGCAGCGCCTCTCGCCATCCGCTGGTACGGTTTGCTTACAAACATGGTCTTCAGCAACATCTTCCGTTCACCGAAGGCTTCTACAATCATCCATCCCGCAATGCGGTTCCTGTGCCGCATAATGAGACTTCGTTCATAATCAATAAACTCTTCCTCCGCAAAAGGGTGCAGCTCGGCCGGATACCAGTCTCCTTCACCGAGGTTCAGATTAGACCGTTCGTCATCCGTAAGGGTGGTGAAGGAATCCAGAATAAAGTCTTCGGGAAGACTTAACCGGCTTGCCCAGTCAAGCTGCAGCGCCGCCTGAAACGGGCCGGAGCAAATATAGATGCCGGGCCTGGGAGGAGAGAAGCCGCAGGAGGTTAAGTATTCCGCTTCTGCAGACTCCGTCTCAGTCCCGGCTATATACTCGGTAAACAAGCTGGAGGCACCATTGCGGCGGACAGCCCGGCCCAGCTCAGACATCAGCCGGCGGCCGATTCCCTGCCTGCGGTACTCGGAATCTACCGTCACGCCAAGCACCTTTGCTCTTCCGCCGGCGGTGGATAGGGAAACCGCGCCAAGTCCTGCCGGTACACCGTCAGCGTAAGCTCCGAATACAATCAGCGAATCGGGCAGGGGAGACGGCACCGGAAGCATCTGCGGCGGCAGCAGGGCGCCGAACTCCGCTGGAATCGTCCTGCGAAAGACGCTTAAAGTCAACCTGCCGGGCATGATCAGTTAGGCGCCGGGAGATCGACGATGAGTTCGTTAACGATCAGCGCGTTCTTAGTGAAGTCATGGACATTAGTAACGGTAACCAGGAACTTACCAAAGAGGATGTTGTGACTGGCTACTGCCTCAGGTTTTAATTCAAGGTAAATTGTTTTCGGGTCTTCGGGATGTCCCCAATTAATAGTGTAGTCATTGCCTAATTCCAGCAGCGTTTTGTCGGTTTCAAAATTACCGCTGGCAGAGTAGAACAGGGTTGCGGAAGCCGATGTACCTAAGGTCGTATAAACAGCCTCGTTTACACTCAATTTAATTTTTCCGTCCTGATACGAAGAGCCGGTGATTTCAGGCGCAATATTATCAAATTGAACAGGTAAAGAGAAGCTTGTCGGCTCTGCTCCCTGTCTAACGAGTGTGAAAATTAATGCGGGCGCTGTTCCGCTTGTGTCCGGAGTTTCGGCAGGCTTGACGGATATATTATCCTGACCTTCACTAACGACTAAATCCAAATTGGCCGAACTTATTTTCAATTCAATCGTATTGTTATTGTCCAGATCTTTGACTTCATACGTACGCGAGGTGCTATTGTATTGGATGGTTTGTTCTTGTCCGTTATGCAGAACTTTCACCAAATTTTTAATGTTACGTTTCGAATATTCCTCAATTTGGAGGTCAGTTCCAATAATAACCTCGGATGAATTGTTCTGATACCGGTTCATCATAAAGACGGCGTCCGGGCTGGAAGTTACTTCCCACTCATTAACTTCGGGGATTACGGAGTTTCTGAAATCATCAATTGCCAGATCAAGCATATCTATCGCTTCCGAGATTTCTCCGTGTCCGGCCTGGGTAATGGACAGCAGCGTTTCCGCAGTCAAGATTGCGTTGCCGAGGACATCCTTGACCGATTCCGGATATTGTCCGGGAGCCGTTCCTGTCACGGCATGATCATAAAGAGATTTTGCTTCCTTGATCAGGTCTTCTAACTGGTCCCGGCCCGTGTATACAGTGTCTACTTTATTGATGACCGGAGATTTTTTACCGCTAACCCCTTGGATGACATTGCTTGTGAGCGCGGGTTGATAGGATATAGTCAACTTTTCGCCAGGGTGGAACTCGTATCCGCCGAGATCAACATAGACGGACTGACTGACTACGGATACCGATTCCTCGTTCAGCTCACGCTCATATGGTGTATTACCGTCATAGCCAAAGACTTTGAAATCCTGATAATTCGGGAAAAACTCCGTGCTCAGCTCCTCGTTATACTTGATCTCCAGTGTTGTAGCATTCTTAAACTGTACAGTAGGAGTTTGCATTAATGGAAGAACAATCTCAAGGGTGCCGGATGGATCGGAAATATTGCCTGCCGCGTCGGCAGCTACTACTTTGTACATGCCTGCAGGGAGCTGTTGGGTGGAAATACCCGTTTCCATATTTGCCGTAGTGACCGGGGATTTGGCGGCTTGACCTATTGCTACAAGCTGGTCCAATCCCTCAACCCTTCCTGGGATGTTCTCGAAAGGCACAAGATATACAGTACCGGTTTCATTACTGGAAATCCAAACCGGAGAGCCTTGAGTTACCAGGGAATTGCTGTACAGCGTTAAAACTGGGCGCGTTGTGTCCGGTGCCGCAGTCGGCTCTGAAGAAGGCTCAGGGGTCGCAGTAGCTGTAGGCGCCGGTGTTGGCTCTGAAGGTGTTGCGGTCGGCTCCGGGGTCGTTGTAGGG
Coding sequences:
- a CDS encoding suppressor of fused domain protein; amino-acid sequence: MNFFKKLFGGKVMGKSEDGTTIYGYDAPDEQQLTPPSDILYMEELNEHFNKVFPNRETGVFHELISDIVHIDVNIMEPAPDEPYRVLYTNGMSDLPMTLPQEIREEYKHLERTELMMFLPADWPLTQKDFEAEENYWPIRLMKMLARFPHMYQTWLGYGHTIPNTEDYEPYAPNTELSGAILLALPEEVSTVPTKDGNQVQVYFLVPLYREEMEFKLESGVEELVAKLSGLPGDFLVLNPNRPNACK
- a CDS encoding DUF421 domain-containing protein; protein product: MPEWIEISLRTLSAVAVLFLITKMLGKRQVSELSLFEYMTGITLGNLIGYISLDTDISWYLGFVALFVWVAISTGTEYLTLKSKKLRDVVDGKATVLVENGILLKDGLKKERLTVDEFLEQLRKKDVFRVADIEFAVMEQSGDISILLKKEYQPLNADMLGYRISSEHVPKTIIIDGHILPDMLEASGKDEEWIHKELRKLNLKVGDVSIGQVDSKGEITVQTGSASLPKPASQKPKDQIAELVKRLQDDLSLRMQLVLNDQEKLEYQQALDHFKTAIHAYQTKT
- a CDS encoding helix-turn-helix domain-containing protein gives rise to the protein MKTVYCDLEITLDVIGGKWRPLILYYLIKGPKRTGELKRLIPSISQKMLVQSLRELESNNLIIRKMYNQVPPKVEYAVSELGLSLEPTLRALCDWGQNYAEKSSNKDEYQRLNVE
- a CDS encoding SDR family oxidoreductase, with product MDKILITGATGNLGSRTLELLLKKVPSNQVAVLVRDPQTKKMERYVKEGVEVHQGDYFDYNSLLRAFDGIDKVMLISAQAFTDRNTQHFNVIAAAKQAGVKQVIFTSIIRREHSNLIVPEVSESDLFAEQTLKASGLDYTILRNPPYLEVMHMYFGDALKAGVRVPEGSGKVAAASLDDLAAANVAVLTQNGHENKSYTLSGSEGSSFADIAEALSEINEMNIPYEAISEKEYVDTMVANGLPVFMTDFLLGWVRGVNTGEFSETSGDLERLIGRKPMTYKEFFKIKSQFSKNEV
- a CDS encoding GNAT family N-acetyltransferase, whose translation is MPGRLTLSVFRRTIPAEFGALLPPQMLPVPSPLPDSLIVFGAYADGVPAGLGAVSLSTAGGRAKVLGVTVDSEYRRQGIGRRLMSELGRAVRRNGASSLFTEYIAGTETESAEAEYLTSCGFSPPRPGIYICSGPFQAALQLDWASRLSLPEDFILDSFTTLTDDERSNLNLGEGDWYPAELHPFAEEEFIDYERSLIMRHRNRIAGWMIVEAFGERKMLLKTMFVSKPYQRMARGAALGREMLLRLSADPQFDQGILFVEAYNTPMVSFLKRHLVHPDLKLEVLWRTEKVLRA
- a CDS encoding S-layer homology domain-containing protein produces the protein MNKKILASVMTTTALLNAIMAPAYGASTDFTDISNSFAKDAIHELVEKGILNGNGDGTFNPAGKITRQDFAIVLAKALKLDVDSAPATATFSDVPTTSYAYKYVEAAAKAELIKGMGNGNFGYGGTLSRQDMAVLFVRALGQTEADIAGKGASLSFRDTVGIADYAKDAVGYAVELGLMNGTGSNSFNPTGTATREQVAVLAGRFLNVQAVYSPTPAPTAVPSQSPTATPTPTPAPTPTATSVPVYTPAPTAVPTTTPEPTATPSEPTPAPTATATPEPSSEPTAAPDTTRPVLTLYSNSLVTQGSPVWISSNETGTVYLVPFENIPGRVEGLDQLVAIGQAAKSPVTTANMETGISTQQLPAGMYKVVAADAAGNISDPSGTLEIVLPLMQTPTVQFKNATTLEIKYNEELSTEFFPNYQDFKVFGYDGNTPYERELNEESVSVVSQSVYVDLGGYEFHPGEKLTISYQPALTSNVIQGVSGKKSPVINKVDTVYTGRDQLEDLIKEAKSLYDHAVTGTAPGQYPESVKDVLGNAILTAETLLSITQAGHGEISEAIDMLDLAIDDFRNSVIPEVNEWEVTSSPDAVFMMNRYQNNSSEVIIGTDLQIEEYSKRNIKNLVKVLHNGQEQTIQYNSTSRTYEVKDLDNNNTIELKISSANLDLVVSEGQDNISVKPAETPDTSGTAPALIFTLVRQGAEPTSFSLPVQFDNIAPEITGSSYQDGKIKLSVNEAVYTTLGTSASATLFYSASGNFETDKTLLELGNDYTINWGHPEDPKTIYLELKPEAVASHNILFGKFLVTVTNVHDFTKNALIVNELIVDLPAPN